The proteins below are encoded in one region of Fibrella aestuarina BUZ 2:
- a CDS encoding M50 family metallopeptidase — protein sequence MEPLVLNPALEVIITPESDSVLLKNHQTGKLKLIGNREWSIIQACAEDRLTELYQLFQADYMHRVIAKGLEMQILCPANQVNQTDSPAVPTTWLGKVGAWVSRVTGGRIRFDMRGDFSMFRVFTLRLHKGNPFESLRLPWVAATYGGLLVALLVLMLVAPNTLRETFFTVSNRVTHQIALFVVLTFFSSYVVGMIHEMGHYIIYKSMGGQSNQIGFALKFLVMPTLYVNTDTVHLWKKRWKRILVSFGGSIMDATVGLIIVVLIRHQGLNFPNAAFFGYMMLISVTIKLIFNLNFFVHGTDGYFILSDLLGRNNIQKTAQAAKNQLWSAVRQGNLAALRSMRGENWVGVGYFAVGFMFKCLSIFLTIYSFIFIGSTLIKF from the coding sequence ATGGAACCGCTCGTACTAAACCCCGCGCTGGAAGTCATTATCACGCCCGAAAGCGATAGTGTGCTGCTGAAGAATCATCAGACGGGTAAACTAAAACTGATCGGCAACCGCGAATGGTCGATCATCCAGGCCTGTGCCGAAGACCGGCTCACCGAACTGTACCAACTGTTTCAGGCCGACTACATGCACCGGGTCATCGCCAAAGGCCTCGAAATGCAGATTCTCTGCCCAGCCAACCAGGTAAACCAGACCGATTCGCCGGCCGTACCGACTACCTGGCTGGGCAAGGTGGGTGCGTGGGTCAGCCGGGTTACGGGCGGCCGCATCCGCTTCGATATGCGTGGCGACTTCTCCATGTTCCGGGTCTTCACACTGCGGCTGCACAAAGGCAACCCCTTCGAGTCGCTGCGGCTTCCGTGGGTGGCGGCTACCTACGGCGGGCTGTTGGTGGCACTGCTGGTGCTGATGTTGGTGGCGCCCAACACACTGCGCGAAACCTTCTTTACCGTATCGAACCGCGTGACGCATCAGATCGCTCTTTTCGTGGTGCTGACGTTCTTCAGCTCGTATGTCGTCGGGATGATCCACGAGATGGGCCACTACATCATCTATAAATCGATGGGGGGGCAATCCAACCAGATCGGCTTCGCGCTGAAGTTTCTGGTGATGCCCACGCTTTACGTCAACACCGACACCGTACACCTCTGGAAAAAACGCTGGAAGCGCATTCTGGTATCGTTTGGGGGCAGCATCATGGACGCCACCGTTGGCCTCATCATCGTGGTGCTGATCCGCCATCAGGGCCTCAACTTCCCCAATGCGGCGTTCTTTGGCTACATGATGCTGATCTCGGTGACGATCAAGCTGATCTTCAACCTGAATTTCTTCGTACACGGCACCGACGGCTACTTCATCCTGAGCGATCTGCTGGGCCGCAACAACATTCAGAAAACGGCACAGGCCGCCAAAAACCAGCTTTGGTCGGCCGTTCGGCAGGGTAACCTGGCGGCGCTGCGGTCGATGCGGGGCGAAAACTGGGTCGGCGTGGGCTACTTCGCTGTGGGGTTCATGTTCAAATGCCTCTCCATTTTCCTCACCATCTACTCGTTCATTTTCATCGGCAGCACGCTGATCAAATTCTAA
- a CDS encoding DUF6734 family protein gives MKIVQSFWSVPALGGVGSDQSLNRSKGGWLAARYHWLAWTFSCLQLRQFHEEVELVTDARGKQILIDQLRLPYTQVRVELDAFDNANPHLWALGKLWAYRSQTVPFLHVDSDVFVWDALPTYLTDAPVAAQGIDSRDLWFYQATLETMIRGGFDLPPELRQAHRLGGYRSLNAGIFGGGDLPFIQQYSQLAIDLALRNQHRLSAVDLPDVGAGMVNLVYEQLYAWCLAKQHRRSVAVLLPHYQSADSYDLITNFMNVYEKRTTYLHLAGRKPKQDLNRCLVLEKLVRHYYPDYYDRVVALVSPAAIHCPA, from the coding sequence ATGAAAATCGTCCAGTCGTTCTGGAGCGTGCCGGCCCTGGGTGGCGTAGGCAGCGATCAATCACTCAACCGCTCGAAGGGTGGCTGGCTGGCGGCCCGGTATCACTGGCTGGCCTGGACCTTCAGCTGCCTGCAACTGCGGCAGTTTCACGAGGAGGTCGAACTTGTCACCGACGCCCGGGGTAAACAAATCCTGATCGACCAACTACGCTTGCCGTATACGCAGGTACGTGTCGAACTCGATGCCTTCGACAACGCCAACCCGCACCTGTGGGCGCTGGGTAAGCTCTGGGCTTACCGTAGTCAGACAGTCCCCTTCCTGCACGTCGACAGCGACGTGTTTGTCTGGGATGCCCTGCCAACGTACCTGACCGACGCCCCAGTGGCGGCGCAGGGCATCGACAGCCGCGATTTGTGGTTCTACCAGGCCACGCTCGAAACCATGATCCGGGGTGGGTTCGATCTCCCGCCCGAACTTCGGCAGGCGCACCGGCTGGGTGGCTACCGAAGCCTCAACGCCGGTATTTTTGGCGGCGGCGATCTGCCCTTCATCCAGCAGTATAGTCAGTTGGCCATCGACCTGGCCCTGCGCAATCAGCACCGGCTGTCAGCCGTCGATCTGCCCGACGTGGGCGCCGGGATGGTGAATCTGGTCTACGAGCAGCTCTACGCCTGGTGCCTTGCCAAACAACATCGTCGCTCCGTTGCCGTGTTGCTGCCCCACTACCAATCGGCCGATTCGTATGACCTGATTACCAACTTCATGAACGTCTACGAGAAGCGAACAACGTACCTGCACCTGGCGGGGCGTAAGCCCAAACAGGACCTGAACCGCTGCCTGGTGCTCGAAAAGCTGGTTCGGCATTATTACCCCGATTACTACGACCGCGTGGTTGCCCTCGTTAGCCCCGCCGCCATCCATTGCCCAGCCTGA
- a CDS encoding tetratricopeptide repeat protein, translating into MSQRISRHTRPLELVGLGASHWAHLTEWLTEQGWPSALLATDLTYGAWQAQHIASELARQLQHPLLPPPASGPTPSSLAYGDLVGRGIDAEAAGDKALINAVDALEHLAPALATLPPHTIVVLLPRATYTFGADNAAFVYLLAQWLETHASHKLLLLDTDNARPQPGDGFWHITYPAGVTPSLHKPAPLTHLLAYTPSLLADESYQLAPRTSARADAWVTLSGGQHLLKPEYRPIATPPADMPPNPLFGRPLLAFWQYHNQPDSALMGQAWQLFGAGCADIAIQLAVRCVAAAQLPIMRGVLLAQLQGMRIATMRFADAAAEAEPAAALPTGIRSFLHQAIGWGLAMTNRLPDAKRQFELASAYQEPTIAPLEKAYFDNIQAFLHYRMGDADQAFRLEKGIEALHQTVPDEDFRLTYINSINQARLYKSVGDLVNAEAYYERAFATTLGNRSESDLVYVHVCRALLRHDQNEPDACFREWVQAALHWAAATYPEAVGGRTLTAILNTHRLPPPTDRVEATAQAFVERIIALGAVLNRDLSTELSGTPCVFVHASQRPGCETVAGNGWLLVGTTNVPSQPAVVGPQSDRLRALLTNLLTTELGTLAQQPTILIDDRGLDEAPSPAAVWLLGWQWAAKRLYWQGTEQAYADYLLPQVRVALSPAVARRVAVPSGGQQLQFKRYRQPLALTDKAADWVDWFAAGPTLGQLWQRHDRQTVDELLRVFQQRRIIRLSLPDEALNAAPTAAYASSFLV; encoded by the coding sequence ATGTCTCAACGAATTAGCCGCCACACCCGCCCCCTTGAGCTGGTTGGGCTTGGTGCCAGCCATTGGGCGCACCTCACGGAATGGCTTACCGAACAGGGCTGGCCCAGCGCGTTGCTCGCCACCGATCTGACCTACGGGGCCTGGCAGGCGCAGCACATCGCCAGCGAACTGGCTCGTCAGCTGCAACACCCACTCCTTCCGCCACCCGCCAGCGGACCCACGCCCTCATCGCTGGCCTACGGCGATCTGGTCGGGCGGGGTATCGACGCTGAAGCTGCCGGGGATAAAGCCCTGATCAACGCCGTCGATGCCCTGGAGCATCTGGCACCTGCGCTGGCCACCCTGCCGCCCCACACGATCGTGGTGCTGCTGCCACGGGCAACTTATACCTTCGGTGCCGACAACGCGGCTTTCGTGTACCTGTTGGCGCAGTGGCTCGAAACGCATGCATCGCACAAGCTGCTGCTACTGGATACGGATAACGCCCGTCCCCAACCCGGCGATGGATTCTGGCACATCACGTACCCGGCTGGTGTGACCCCATCGTTGCACAAACCAGCGCCGCTCACGCACCTGCTGGCCTACACGCCCTCGCTGCTGGCCGACGAATCGTATCAGCTTGCGCCCCGCACCTCGGCTCGTGCCGACGCCTGGGTAACCCTGTCGGGCGGGCAACACCTGCTCAAACCTGAATACCGCCCTATCGCTACCCCGCCCGCCGACATGCCGCCAAACCCATTGTTTGGCCGCCCGTTGCTGGCTTTCTGGCAATACCACAACCAGCCCGACTCGGCCCTGATGGGGCAGGCCTGGCAACTGTTTGGGGCGGGCTGTGCTGATATCGCCATCCAACTGGCCGTACGCTGCGTAGCCGCTGCCCAACTGCCTATTATGCGCGGGGTGTTGCTGGCGCAGTTGCAGGGCATGCGCATTGCCACCATGCGGTTTGCCGATGCTGCTGCCGAAGCCGAACCCGCCGCCGCGCTGCCCACCGGCATCCGGTCGTTTCTGCATCAGGCTATTGGCTGGGGACTCGCCATGACCAACCGGCTACCCGACGCCAAACGGCAGTTTGAACTGGCTTCTGCCTATCAGGAGCCTACCATTGCCCCGCTCGAAAAAGCGTATTTCGATAACATCCAGGCGTTTCTGCATTACCGGATGGGCGACGCCGACCAGGCCTTCCGGCTAGAAAAAGGCATTGAGGCGCTTCATCAGACGGTGCCGGACGAAGATTTTCGCCTTACCTACATCAACTCCATCAATCAGGCCCGCCTCTACAAATCGGTGGGTGATCTGGTCAACGCCGAGGCTTATTACGAACGGGCCTTTGCTACCACGCTGGGCAACCGGTCGGAGAGCGATCTGGTGTATGTGCACGTCTGCCGCGCCCTGCTCCGGCACGATCAGAACGAACCCGACGCCTGTTTCCGCGAGTGGGTGCAGGCGGCGCTCCACTGGGCCGCGGCAACGTACCCGGAAGCTGTGGGCGGCCGTACGCTGACCGCCATCCTGAACACCCATCGCCTGCCGCCCCCCACCGACCGTGTGGAGGCAACGGCACAGGCCTTCGTGGAGCGGATTATCGCCCTGGGGGCCGTGCTGAATCGGGACCTGAGCACGGAACTGTCGGGGACGCCCTGTGTCTTTGTGCACGCCAGTCAACGGCCCGGCTGTGAGACCGTAGCGGGCAACGGCTGGTTGCTGGTAGGCACGACCAACGTACCCAGCCAACCCGCCGTGGTGGGGCCACAATCCGACCGGCTCCGGGCACTGCTCACCAACCTGCTCACCACCGAGCTGGGTACGTTGGCTCAGCAACCAACTATTCTGATCGACGACCGGGGGCTCGACGAAGCGCCCTCGCCGGCAGCAGTCTGGTTGCTGGGCTGGCAATGGGCGGCAAAACGGCTTTACTGGCAGGGAACGGAACAAGCCTACGCTGATTACCTTCTGCCGCAGGTCCGGGTGGCGCTTTCACCGGCCGTGGCCCGGCGCGTAGCCGTGCCGTCGGGCGGGCAACAGCTTCAGTTCAAACGCTACCGGCAACCACTGGCCCTGACCGACAAAGCCGCCGATTGGGTCGACTGGTTTGCCGCCGGTCCGACGCTGGGTCAGTTGTGGCAACGGCACGACCGGCAAACCGTCGACGAACTCCTGCGGGTATTCCAGCAGCGCCGGATCATCCGCCTGTCGCTGCCCGACGAAGCCCTGAACGCGGCCCCTACGGCGGCCTATGCATCGTCCTTTCTTGTCTAA
- a CDS encoding ATP-dependent Clp protease ATP-binding subunit has protein sequence MKFDFCTYKAQEMIRQAAQLAKQGGQQAIEAGHLLKAILQHDTETCTFLFDKCGARLPLLSEKLDAVMKLYPRVTGGDPFIGLDASNAIRRARGLLTEFNDEFVSVELLLLGLLEGNDLAAKFMHEAGLRSNAVKEAIKSLRGPAKTVQSASADKSYQALLRYGINLTERAQQGGIDPVVGRDEEVRRLLQILSRRGKNNPVLVGEPGVGKTAIVEGLARRIVQGDVPAVLADKTIVSLDMGLLMAGASYKGEFEERLKAVVQEVAASNGSVILFIDEIHTLVGTGSGNNSALDAANLLKPALARGELRTIGATTLDEYQKYIEKDKALERRFQPVRVNEPDIDDAISILRGVKEKFELHHGVLIQDDAIIAAVELSARYINDRYLPDKAIDLIDEAGAKLRIETEALPQELDALNRRIVKLEIEREAIRREKKTQKEKVLTDTLADLTAQRDERLGQWEREKQTLLSIRNLKSLLDQYRTDVEQSERQANYARLAELRYQLIPDAETRLRQLTAEALAAPLINEEVTPAEIAAIVTRWTGIPASRMLQTEQQKLQDLDSELAQRVAGQPAAIRSVANAVRRSRTGLQDPKRPIGSFLFLGPTGVGKTELAKALGEALFNNEQSLVRIDMSEYQERQTVSRLIGAAPGLVGYDEAGQLTEAVRRKPYSIVLLDEIEKAHPDVWNILLQILDDGRLTDNKGRVVDFKNTIVIMTANLGSAIIRANALQPATDERALRQAVVQELQTVMRPEFINRIDEIVLFNPLSESVIEQILAGQLKQLQHRLEQQELHLTVSPEAYQKLAAEGYDPAFGARPLKRVVQQRVIDPLAHLLVAGNVPADRMVSLYVDVDDELSVR, from the coding sequence ATGAAATTTGACTTCTGTACGTATAAAGCGCAGGAAATGATTCGGCAGGCCGCGCAACTGGCCAAACAGGGTGGGCAACAGGCCATCGAAGCGGGTCATCTGCTGAAAGCCATCCTGCAACACGACACCGAGACCTGCACGTTTCTCTTCGACAAATGTGGCGCCCGCCTTCCCCTGTTGAGCGAGAAACTCGACGCGGTCATGAAGCTCTACCCGCGTGTTACGGGTGGCGACCCGTTCATCGGTCTGGACGCCTCCAACGCTATCCGCCGGGCGCGTGGGTTGCTGACCGAGTTCAACGACGAGTTTGTGAGCGTCGAACTGCTGCTGCTGGGGTTGCTCGAAGGCAACGACCTGGCCGCCAAGTTCATGCACGAAGCTGGCCTGCGAAGCAATGCCGTCAAAGAGGCGATTAAAAGCCTGCGCGGCCCGGCCAAAACGGTGCAGAGCGCCTCCGCCGACAAGAGCTATCAGGCGTTGCTGCGGTACGGCATCAACCTGACCGAGCGGGCGCAACAGGGGGGTATCGACCCCGTTGTCGGGCGCGACGAAGAGGTGCGGCGGCTGTTGCAGATTCTGAGTCGGCGGGGCAAAAACAACCCGGTACTGGTGGGTGAACCCGGCGTTGGGAAAACCGCCATTGTGGAGGGTCTGGCGCGCCGAATCGTGCAGGGCGACGTACCTGCGGTGCTGGCCGACAAAACCATTGTCAGCCTGGACATGGGCCTGCTCATGGCCGGGGCGAGTTACAAAGGCGAATTTGAAGAGCGCCTGAAAGCCGTGGTGCAGGAAGTGGCAGCGTCCAACGGGTCGGTTATTCTGTTCATCGACGAAATCCACACGCTCGTGGGAACCGGCAGCGGCAACAACAGCGCGCTCGATGCGGCCAACCTGCTGAAACCAGCGTTGGCCCGGGGCGAACTCCGCACCATCGGCGCTACCACGCTCGATGAGTACCAGAAATACATCGAGAAAGACAAAGCGCTCGAACGGCGGTTTCAGCCCGTGCGCGTCAACGAGCCCGACATCGACGATGCCATAAGTATCCTGCGCGGGGTGAAGGAAAAGTTTGAACTGCACCACGGTGTGCTGATCCAGGACGACGCCATCATTGCCGCCGTTGAGCTGTCGGCCCGTTATATCAATGACCGCTACCTGCCCGACAAGGCCATCGACCTGATCGACGAAGCCGGGGCCAAACTGCGCATCGAAACGGAAGCACTGCCCCAGGAACTCGACGCACTGAACCGGCGGATCGTCAAGCTCGAAATCGAACGGGAGGCCATCCGGCGGGAGAAAAAAACGCAGAAAGAAAAAGTATTGACCGATACGCTGGCCGACCTGACGGCGCAACGCGACGAACGGCTGGGCCAATGGGAACGCGAGAAACAAACGTTACTCTCTATACGTAACCTAAAGTCGCTACTTGATCAGTACCGCACCGACGTGGAGCAAAGCGAACGGCAGGCCAATTACGCCCGTCTGGCCGAACTGCGCTACCAGCTTATTCCCGACGCCGAAACCCGACTTCGGCAACTCACCGCCGAAGCCCTGGCCGCGCCGCTGATCAACGAAGAAGTGACACCCGCCGAAATTGCCGCCATCGTGACCCGCTGGACGGGCATTCCCGCAAGCCGGATGCTGCAAACCGAACAGCAGAAACTACAGGACCTGGATAGCGAACTGGCTCAGCGCGTGGCTGGTCAGCCCGCCGCCATCCGGTCGGTGGCTAATGCCGTGCGCCGGTCCAGAACGGGCTTGCAGGACCCCAAACGGCCCATCGGCAGCTTCCTGTTTCTGGGTCCAACGGGCGTGGGTAAAACCGAACTGGCCAAAGCGCTGGGCGAAGCGCTCTTCAACAATGAGCAGTCGCTGGTCCGCATCGACATGAGTGAATACCAGGAACGGCAAACAGTGAGCCGCCTGATTGGGGCCGCGCCGGGACTGGTGGGCTACGACGAAGCCGGGCAACTCACCGAGGCCGTTCGGCGCAAACCGTACAGCATTGTGCTGCTCGACGAAATCGAAAAGGCACACCCCGACGTTTGGAACATCCTGTTGCAGATTCTGGACGATGGCCGCCTCACCGACAACAAGGGGCGCGTGGTCGATTTCAAGAATACCATCGTCATCATGACGGCCAATCTGGGCAGCGCTATCATCCGGGCCAACGCGCTTCAACCCGCCACCGACGAACGGGCGTTGCGGCAAGCTGTGGTGCAGGAACTGCAAACCGTGATGCGACCCGAATTCATCAACCGAATCGATGAGATCGTGCTCTTCAACCCGCTGTCTGAGTCGGTGATTGAACAGATTCTGGCGGGCCAGCTGAAACAGCTACAGCACCGCCTTGAGCAACAGGAACTCCATCTGACGGTATCACCCGAGGCCTACCAGAAGCTGGCCGCCGAGGGCTACGATCCGGCCTTTGGGGCACGGCCGCTGAAACGGGTGGTGCAGCAACGGGTAATCGATCCGCTGGCCCATCTGCTCGTGGCGGGCAACGTACCTGCCGACCGGATGGTGTCGCTCTACGTCGATGTCGATGATGAACTGAGCGTTCGGTAG
- a CDS encoding LytR/AlgR family response regulator transcription factor produces MLNVYTLDDEQASIDVIDHHISNIPFLVSCGSSTDPVAGLIDLQTKPIDVLFLDIQMPKLSGIDVLKLLGGRTKVVLMSAYTQYAVDAFEHNVVDYLLKPISFDRFFKAAQRLEKYMVPNVPAPVAPPAAAPAEEDFIFVKVDVKGKYAKVNFADITYVEGLKNYLSIYLTKGRVITHMPIKELEEQLVNRGFIRVHKSYIVALSSISMVEGNQIILSDNRQVPLGETYRLPFFTMLETRMVNSQRR; encoded by the coding sequence ATGCTAAACGTCTACACCCTTGACGATGAGCAGGCGTCTATCGACGTCATTGATCATCACATCTCAAACATTCCGTTTCTGGTCAGTTGTGGGAGTTCGACCGATCCCGTCGCGGGGCTAATCGACCTGCAGACCAAACCCATCGACGTGCTCTTTCTGGACATTCAGATGCCCAAGCTATCAGGCATCGATGTGCTGAAACTGCTGGGTGGCCGCACCAAAGTGGTGCTGATGAGCGCTTACACGCAATATGCGGTGGATGCTTTCGAGCATAACGTGGTCGATTACCTGCTCAAGCCCATCAGTTTCGACCGTTTTTTCAAGGCGGCTCAGCGGCTGGAGAAATACATGGTTCCGAATGTGCCCGCCCCGGTAGCCCCACCGGCCGCTGCTCCTGCTGAGGAAGATTTCATTTTCGTGAAAGTAGACGTGAAGGGCAAATACGCCAAAGTCAATTTTGCCGATATCACGTACGTCGAAGGGCTTAAAAATTACCTGTCGATTTACCTCACGAAAGGGCGGGTGATCACGCATATGCCCATCAAAGAGCTAGAAGAGCAGCTGGTGAACCGGGGCTTCATCCGGGTGCATAAATCGTATATTGTGGCGCTCAGCAGCATCAGCATGGTTGAGGGCAACCAGATCATTTTAAGCGACAATCGGCAGGTCCCGCTGGGCGAAACCTACCGATTACCTTTCTTCACGATGCTCGAAACGCGCATGGTCAACAGCCAGCGCCGCTAA
- a CDS encoding lantibiotic dehydratase, with protein sequence MTARAALTPASYFLLRTPSLPINTVDDLHHDPSVCLPRLWRDRWFNDALFVSSPALHTSIQLHLDQHGWPLPPSLLRPLTNYVLRISTRSTPFGLMAGCSVGSVDLALSQVRLQPLAQRAVLFRRLDMDCVARLVQQLLLEPAIRQQVRFFTNNSHYTIGDELRYIECDNSGAQRRYFVSAVGHSPSLQALLDEAVSGRTIGQLMDWLVADGHTPDLAQHVVAQLIDSQLIVSELEPELTGGAMLPLLRAKLVPLTGTEAIVAMLNQVEQLLSRSDLTASAVQEQVRQALAPYLSANTTTHLIQTDLFIRTTVNQLSERVVSTITDQLGTLLPLNQPRAIPAFRAFVRRFQDRYDGREIPLLEALDGEFGVGYGTTAGSQTVYAPLTDGLQFPAPPTDRQVTWGAFDELALKKWAQALRTGQLAVELTLDELAALPKPTPPPASAYVAGNLLSASEADLDKGDFQFNLLATGGPSAANLLGRFCAHSPELTAHVQASLAEEALHEPDTLFAEVVHWPDDRLGNVLIRPAFRPYEIPYISRASVGPEQQLPASDLLVSVGPDGLVRLRSRRYNRPVVPRLSNAHNYQHGLSVYQFLADLQHQHATMTLRWHWGLLDGQAFLPRITFKNLILCRANWTLPVASLPLTTPGDLAHHLQTNQHAPRWIALAQGDNELVIDLSSTVGQQTLFDEAKRLTTLRLVEWLATPEHCWLTDGDQRFVQELVLPISYQPVTATPPKAPLEATATPLLPRSFAPGSAWLYVKLYTGAYYADELLAAVVTPLLQEWYQTEQITAGFFIRYYDPDFHLRLRVHSERVGFTGPLLDRLHERLAPYLTAGIVHRVQIDTYEREVERYGAATMALSEQLFSADSLTALTYLAEQPDPADRWLFALQSCDALLTDFAVDLATRTSLLQTLQAQFLAEHHADQALRKQLNDRFRAQQRLIEQRLADPNVPSLSDRSAGLGTLVDQIRAACGANPTGPSLLSLLASYLHMTLNRLFTSAHRQQEMVVYHFLARYYESQLARQRKGHAQGAKTPSSNG encoded by the coding sequence ATGACTGCCCGCGCCGCGCTGACGCCAGCATCCTATTTTTTGCTGCGCACGCCTTCCCTGCCGATCAACACGGTCGACGACCTCCACCACGACCCGTCGGTATGTTTGCCCCGGCTGTGGCGCGACCGCTGGTTCAACGACGCCCTTTTTGTGTCGTCGCCGGCCCTGCATACCAGCATTCAGCTGCACCTCGACCAGCACGGTTGGCCCCTGCCGCCTTCCCTGCTTCGGCCACTGACCAACTACGTGCTGCGGATCAGCACCCGGTCGACGCCTTTCGGCCTGATGGCGGGCTGTTCGGTGGGTTCCGTTGACCTGGCCCTATCACAGGTACGGTTACAACCCCTTGCCCAACGGGCGGTCCTCTTTCGGCGGCTCGACATGGACTGCGTTGCCCGGCTGGTACAACAGCTGCTGCTTGAGCCAGCCATCCGGCAGCAGGTCCGGTTTTTTACCAATAACAGCCACTATACCATCGGCGATGAATTGCGCTACATCGAGTGCGACAACAGTGGCGCCCAACGACGCTATTTCGTCAGTGCCGTTGGCCATTCGCCATCGTTGCAGGCGTTGCTCGATGAAGCCGTCAGCGGGCGCACGATCGGGCAGCTCATGGACTGGCTGGTTGCCGATGGCCACACGCCCGACCTGGCTCAACACGTTGTAGCGCAACTGATCGACAGCCAACTGATTGTTAGTGAGTTGGAGCCCGAGCTAACCGGGGGCGCTATGCTGCCCCTGCTGCGGGCTAAACTGGTTCCGTTGACCGGTACGGAAGCCATTGTGGCGATGCTCAATCAGGTAGAGCAGCTACTGAGTCGTTCAGACCTGACCGCCTCAGCCGTACAGGAGCAGGTCCGGCAGGCGCTCGCGCCCTATCTGTCCGCCAATACGACAACGCACCTGATCCAGACGGATCTGTTCATTCGGACAACGGTCAACCAGCTTAGTGAGCGGGTTGTCTCGACGATTACCGACCAGCTGGGTACGTTGCTCCCCCTGAATCAACCCCGCGCCATACCGGCGTTTCGGGCGTTTGTGCGGCGTTTTCAGGACCGGTACGATGGCCGCGAAATCCCCCTGTTGGAAGCACTGGACGGCGAATTTGGCGTGGGCTACGGCACCACGGCGGGCAGCCAAACCGTTTATGCGCCCCTGACTGATGGGTTACAGTTCCCCGCACCACCCACCGACAGGCAGGTGACGTGGGGCGCTTTCGACGAACTGGCCCTGAAAAAATGGGCGCAGGCGCTGCGTACGGGGCAACTGGCTGTCGAGTTGACACTGGACGAACTGGCTGCGCTACCCAAGCCCACACCGCCACCCGCCAGTGCCTACGTAGCAGGCAACCTGTTGAGTGCTTCAGAAGCCGACCTCGATAAGGGGGACTTTCAGTTTAATCTATTGGCCACCGGGGGACCGTCTGCTGCCAACTTGCTGGGCCGGTTTTGTGCTCATTCGCCTGAGTTGACAGCCCACGTTCAGGCCAGTCTGGCAGAGGAAGCCCTGCACGAACCCGACACCCTGTTTGCCGAGGTTGTACACTGGCCCGACGACCGGCTGGGCAATGTCCTGATCCGGCCCGCGTTTCGGCCCTACGAGATTCCGTACATCAGCCGGGCATCGGTGGGGCCGGAGCAACAGTTGCCAGCTAGCGATCTGCTGGTTTCGGTAGGCCCCGACGGACTGGTGCGGCTGCGCTCCCGGCGCTATAACCGCCCGGTTGTGCCGCGGCTGTCCAATGCCCACAATTACCAGCACGGGCTGAGCGTCTACCAGTTTCTGGCCGATTTGCAGCATCAGCACGCCACCATGACCCTTCGGTGGCACTGGGGCCTGCTGGACGGGCAGGCGTTTTTGCCCCGTATCACGTTCAAAAACCTCATACTCTGCCGCGCCAACTGGACACTGCCCGTTGCCTCGCTCCCACTGACGACGCCGGGCGACCTGGCACATCATCTGCAAACGAACCAGCATGCACCCCGCTGGATTGCGCTGGCGCAGGGCGATAATGAATTGGTCATTGACCTGTCGTCGACGGTAGGGCAACAGACGTTGTTCGACGAAGCCAAACGGCTGACTACCCTGCGACTGGTCGAATGGCTGGCCACGCCCGAACACTGTTGGCTGACCGACGGCGATCAACGGTTTGTGCAAGAATTAGTGCTGCCGATTTCGTATCAGCCGGTGACGGCCACCCCACCAAAAGCGCCACTTGAGGCGACCGCTACCCCACTGCTACCGCGCTCGTTTGCGCCGGGCAGTGCGTGGTTGTACGTAAAACTGTACACAGGTGCCTACTATGCCGACGAGCTACTCGCGGCTGTGGTGACGCCCCTGTTGCAGGAATGGTACCAGACCGAACAGATCACGGCCGGGTTCTTCATCCGCTATTACGACCCCGATTTTCACCTCCGGCTGCGGGTTCACAGCGAGCGGGTTGGCTTCACGGGTCCTCTGCTCGACCGGTTGCATGAACGCCTCGCGCCGTATCTGACGGCGGGCATTGTGCATCGGGTGCAGATCGACACCTACGAGCGGGAAGTGGAACGGTATGGGGCGGCAACGATGGCGTTGAGCGAGCAACTTTTTTCGGCGGATAGCCTAACGGCGCTAACGTACCTGGCCGAGCAGCCAGACCCCGCCGACCGCTGGCTCTTTGCCCTACAAAGCTGCGATGCCCTACTGACCGACTTCGCGGTTGACCTGGCCACCAGGACCAGTCTGCTCCAGACCCTGCAAGCCCAGTTTCTGGCCGAGCACCACGCCGACCAGGCGTTGCGTAAGCAGTTGAACGACCGCTTTCGGGCCCAGCAACGCCTGATTGAACAGAGGCTGGCCGATCCGAACGTACCCAGCCTGAGCGACCGATCGGCGGGGTTGGGTACGTTGGTCGACCAGATCCGTGCTGCTTGCGGCGCTAATCCTACCGGCCCCTCCCTCCTGTCGCTGCTGGCTAGCTACCTGCACATGACGCTCAACCGGCTATTTACGTCGGCGCACCGCCAGCAGGAAATGGTCGTTTATCATTTTCTGGCTCGCTACTATGAGTCCCAATTGGCTCGCCAGCGGAAAGGGCATGCACAAGGCGCGAAAACGCCGTCGAGCAATGGCTGA